The Oryzias melastigma strain HK-1 linkage group LG6, ASM292280v2, whole genome shotgun sequence genome includes a window with the following:
- the si:dkey-30c15.2 gene encoding transmembrane protein 116, protein MTFTMEPMDGKQITILSDVYTALLIPSVIGSFSVLVVSIVKRQRLGEQVHLLVQLALADLLAALTLFVISILNTVSYNFANTCQYVLPLALTFYLTSFLLVVLYAWKSKDAIQGWRERLADDENEQSQCKKIKKAFPIYAFLWLVPIALYTLYVVPVYIKEKSLIPMTDRSQSNITLNGSSSSCILFLHVWKEPYTKSEQRHIISIRLFLLIAVIVVMVSCSVIYYKVQKWYKRREQEGLFPVYVDGYATRRSKKVFSSARNMVMVIVICWTPVLVLIILSFWGEHKDQKKLFVLYIIQAVTLSLQGFLNSMVYAWGRPNFTEAVLGEKVPLTPRMPFFDESLRSHC, encoded by the exons ATGACTTTCACCATGGAGCCCATGGATGGAAAGCAA aTAACCATACTGTCTGATGTGTACACAGCACTACTTATTCCCAG TGTGATCGGGAGTTTTTCAGTCCTGGTGGTTTCCATCGTAAAACGGCAACGTCTAGGAGAACAA gtGCACCTTCTGGTGCAGCTTGCTCTGGCAGACCTCCTCGCTGCTCTGACCTTGTTCGTCATTTCCATCTTGAATACCGTCAGCTACAACTTTGCAAACACCTGTCAGTATGTGCTGCCACTGGCCCTG aCATTCTATTTAACTTCATTTCTGCTGGTGGTTCTTTATGCTTGGAAATCAAAGGATGCTATCCAAGGATGGAGGGAGAGACTGGCAGATGATGAAAACGAGCAG AGccagtgcaaaaaaataaaaaaagcttttcccatttatgcttttttgtg GTTGGTTCCAATTGCACTGTACACATTATACGTGGTCCCAGTTTACATAAAAGAGAAGTCGCTCATTCCGATGACTGACAGATCTCAGAGCAACATTACCCTGAATGGGAGCAGCAGCAg CTGTATTCTGTTCTTGCATGTCTGGAAGGAACCCTACACCAAAAGT GAACAAAGACACATCATTTCCATCcgtctttttctgttgattgCGGTGATAGTCGTGATGGTCTCCTGCTCT GTTATTTACTATAAAGTTCAGAAATGGTACAAGAGACGAGAGCAGGAAGGACTTTTTCCCGTCTATGTTGATGGATATGCAACAAGGCGATCAAAAAAAGTCTTTTCTTCTGCCCGGAATATGGTGATGGTCATCGTCATCTGTTGGACACCAg ttcTCGTCCTCATTATACTGTCTTTCTGGGGGGAACACAAGGATCAGAAAAAGTTGTTTGTCCTCTACATCATTCAG GCGGTCACTCTGTCCCTGCAGGGCTTTCTGAACAGCATGGTTTATGCCTGGGGGCGCCCGAACTTCACGGAGGCCGTTCTCGGGGAGAAAGTGCCGCTGACGCCACGCATGCCCTTTTTTGATGAATCATTAAGGAGCCACTGCTGA